Proteins from a genomic interval of Kitasatospora herbaricolor:
- a CDS encoding heme-degrading domain-containing protein, producing the protein MTPDEATVLIRRIEDEERRLRLPRFDNDDAWLLGTLLVGLARAEEAPVVVDIRRNGQQLFHYALPGSSADNDAWILRKARTVDRYGCSSYLVGLRFAAKGRSFEQDSRLDADTYAAHGGAFPIHVEGVGVVGTVAVSGLPQAEDHRLVVTALERHLDRRLETV; encoded by the coding sequence ATGACCCCCGACGAGGCCACCGTCCTGATCCGGCGGATCGAGGACGAGGAACGCCGCCTGCGCCTGCCGCGCTTCGACAACGACGACGCCTGGCTGCTCGGCACCCTGCTGGTCGGCCTGGCGCGCGCCGAGGAGGCGCCGGTGGTGGTCGACATCCGGCGCAACGGCCAGCAGCTCTTCCACTACGCGCTGCCGGGCAGCTCGGCCGACAACGACGCCTGGATCCTGCGCAAGGCCCGCACGGTGGACCGCTACGGCTGCTCCTCGTACCTGGTCGGCCTGCGCTTCGCGGCCAAGGGCCGGAGCTTCGAGCAGGACTCCCGGCTCGACGCCGACACCTACGCCGCCCACGGCGGCGCCTTCCCGATCCACGTGGAGGGCGTCGGGGTGGTGGGCACGGTGGCCGTCTCCGGTCTCCCCCAGGCCGAGGACCACCGCCTGGTGGTCACCGCTCTCGAACGGCACCTGGACCGGCGGCTCGAAACCGTCTGA
- a CDS encoding APC family permease: MSAGDVPADDAGRPAKAKTAGAVRAAAGVQKISWLTLAMMTTSSVASLRAAPTMAVYGLACVFLYLVPAIVFLLPTALVSAELASGWSGGVYNWVAQGLSKPLAFLAVWCQFAMTIFYYPSLLAFVASTISYVINPALASNGVYTAIVIVVLYWTGVWVSSRGTNAVAGLASGGLIIGTLIPGALLVLLGFVFLGQGNASAAPMNASHILPEWTGIASLVLIVNNFLSYSGMEMNAVHVNKLRNPAKEFPKSMFLAMGMVLLIFILPALAISWVIPADQLSLTAGVMQAFDAFFQYFHIGWLVPIVAFALCAASLGGMLTWLAGPSKGLLLISRQEGYLPPFLQRLNKHGIQQNILVTQGLLTTAIALLYALIPNVSSVYWIFSVITTQVYLIMYLLMFVAAIQLRRKQPDHARGYRAPMLTALCVVGFVASALAMVIGFIPSSQFGGGSGWAYVGIVGGGLLLLGVVIPFGFLKARKPGWRQPDADAVPVDGGVA, encoded by the coding sequence ATGAGCGCTGGGGACGTACCAGCGGACGACGCAGGCAGGCCGGCCAAGGCGAAGACGGCGGGCGCGGTCCGCGCCGCGGCCGGGGTTCAGAAGATCTCCTGGTTGACGCTGGCGATGATGACGACGAGTTCGGTCGCGAGCCTGCGCGCCGCGCCCACCATGGCCGTGTACGGACTCGCCTGCGTCTTCCTCTACCTGGTGCCGGCGATCGTGTTCCTGCTGCCGACCGCGCTGGTGTCGGCGGAGCTGGCCTCCGGCTGGAGCGGCGGGGTCTACAACTGGGTGGCGCAGGGGCTGTCCAAGCCACTGGCCTTCCTCGCGGTCTGGTGCCAGTTCGCCATGACGATCTTCTACTACCCCAGCCTGCTCGCCTTCGTGGCCAGCACCATCTCCTACGTGATCAATCCGGCGCTGGCCAGCAACGGCGTCTACACCGCGATCGTGATCGTGGTCCTGTACTGGACCGGCGTCTGGGTGTCCTCCCGCGGGACCAACGCCGTCGCGGGGCTGGCCTCCGGCGGGCTCATCATCGGAACGCTGATCCCCGGCGCGCTGCTGGTCCTGCTGGGGTTCGTCTTCCTCGGCCAGGGCAACGCCTCCGCCGCGCCGATGAACGCCTCGCACATCCTCCCCGAATGGACCGGCATCGCCAGCCTGGTGCTGATCGTGAACAACTTCCTGAGCTACTCCGGGATGGAGATGAACGCGGTCCACGTCAACAAGCTGCGCAACCCGGCCAAGGAGTTCCCGAAGTCGATGTTCCTGGCCATGGGCATGGTGCTGCTGATCTTCATCCTGCCCGCCCTGGCCATCAGCTGGGTGATCCCGGCCGACCAGCTCAGCCTCACCGCCGGTGTCATGCAGGCCTTCGACGCCTTCTTCCAGTACTTCCACATCGGCTGGCTGGTCCCGATCGTGGCGTTCGCGCTGTGCGCGGCCTCGCTCGGCGGGATGCTCACCTGGCTGGCCGGCCCGTCCAAGGGCCTGCTGCTGATCTCCCGCCAGGAGGGGTACCTGCCGCCCTTCCTGCAGCGGCTCAACAAGCACGGCATCCAGCAGAACATCCTGGTCACCCAGGGCCTGCTCACCACGGCCATCGCCCTGCTGTACGCGCTGATCCCGAACGTCTCCAGCGTGTACTGGATCTTCTCCGTGATCACCACGCAGGTGTACCTGATCATGTATCTGCTGATGTTCGTGGCCGCGATCCAGCTGCGCCGCAAGCAGCCGGACCACGCCCGCGGCTACCGGGCGCCGATGCTCACCGCGCTCTGCGTGGTCGGCTTCGTCGCCTCGGCGCTGGCCATGGTGATCGGCTTCATCCCGTCCTCGCAGTTCGGCGGCGGCAGCGGCTGGGCGTACGTCGGCATCGTGGGCGGCGGACTGCTGCTGCTCGGTGTGGTCATCCCGTTCGGCTTCCTGAAGGCCCGCAAGCCCGGTTGGCGACAGCCCGACGCGGACGCCGTTCCGGTGGACGGAGGCGTGGCATGA
- a CDS encoding sensor histidine kinase, which yields MFSRRGTVRWRFTALYVGLFLLSGTALLALAGLLTARSTRVSEVVPGTAPDLSAASEPALARIEQLQQEVSRLQESRADQLLLGSAVALAVMAVLSVALGWYVAGRVLRPLRTMTAATRRITADNLHERLAAGGPADEVKDLSDTIDGLLERLEGSFAAQRRFVADASHELRTPLATIRAALDVAVAKPAPVAAGTLTLARRVRTELDRVDELLESFLVLARAEHRALPDTVRLSLRAVAAEVLAARAADLGAGHLTLLDAGPAGGGDTSGPGPVGREGTVLGSPALLTRMVENLVDNAIRHNEDSGWLRVATAEDGASVRLTVESGGAVLDPEQVAGLTRPFRRLGAARTGTDGGSGLGLSIVAAVAAAHGGSLDLHARAEGGLRATVRLPTAGPARSGTDGHDTDRHDADGGSADGHGEAPAVAPLEGRTGGGAS from the coding sequence ATGTTCTCTCGACGCGGCACCGTGCGGTGGCGCTTCACCGCCCTGTACGTCGGCCTGTTCCTGCTCTCCGGCACCGCCCTGCTGGCGCTCGCGGGCCTGCTCACCGCCCGGTCGACCCGGGTCAGCGAGGTGGTACCGGGCACCGCCCCGGACCTCTCCGCTGCCTCCGAGCCCGCCCTGGCCAGGATCGAGCAGCTCCAGCAGGAGGTGTCCCGGCTGCAGGAGAGCCGGGCGGACCAGTTGCTGCTCGGGTCGGCCGTCGCCCTCGCGGTGATGGCCGTCCTCTCGGTCGCCCTCGGCTGGTACGTCGCGGGCCGGGTGCTGCGGCCGCTGCGCACGATGACCGCCGCCACCCGCCGCATCACGGCGGACAACCTGCACGAGCGGCTCGCCGCCGGCGGCCCGGCCGACGAGGTGAAGGACCTCTCGGACACCATCGACGGGCTGCTCGAACGCCTGGAGGGTTCGTTCGCCGCCCAGCGCCGCTTCGTGGCCGACGCCTCCCACGAGCTCCGGACCCCGCTGGCCACCATCCGCGCCGCGCTGGACGTGGCCGTCGCCAAACCGGCGCCGGTGGCCGCCGGAACGCTCACCCTCGCCCGCCGGGTACGCACCGAACTCGACCGGGTGGACGAGCTGTTGGAGAGCTTCCTGGTACTCGCCCGGGCCGAGCACCGGGCCCTGCCGGACACCGTACGCCTCTCGCTGCGGGCCGTCGCAGCGGAGGTCCTGGCCGCCCGGGCCGCGGATCTCGGCGCGGGACACCTCACCCTGCTCGACGCCGGGCCCGCCGGCGGGGGCGACACCTCCGGGCCCGGGCCCGTCGGTCGGGAGGGGACCGTCCTGGGCAGTCCCGCCCTGCTGACCCGGATGGTCGAGAACCTGGTCGACAACGCGATCCGCCACAACGAAGACAGCGGTTGGCTGCGCGTCGCCACCGCCGAGGACGGCGCGAGCGTCCGGCTGACCGTCGAGAGCGGCGGGGCCGTGCTCGACCCTGAGCAGGTCGCCGGACTGACGCGGCCGTTCCGCCGGCTCGGCGCGGCACGGACCGGTACGGACGGCGGCTCGGGTCTGGGCCTCTCGATCGTCGCGGCCGTCGCCGCCGCCCACGGCGGCAGCCTCGACCTGCACGCCCGCGCGGAGGGCGGACTCCGGGCGACCGTCCGGCTGCCCACGGCCGGCCCGGCCCGGAGCGGTACGGACGGGCACGATACGGACAGGCACGACGCGGACGGGGGCAGCGCGGACGGGCACGGTGAGGCCCCGGCCGTCGCGCCGCTCGAAGGCCGCACGGGCGGCGGTGCGTCGTGA
- a CDS encoding ATP-binding cassette domain-containing protein — MTDDDARATIEVDGLRKRFGAVQALDGMTFTVRPGRVTGFVGPNGAGKSTTMRVVLGLDAPDAGRSLVGGRPYRSLRDPLRHIGALLDAGALQPGRTGRNHLLWLAHSQGLGARRVDEVLALAGLATAARRRAGGYSLGMRQRLGIAAALLGDPPVLMLDEPFNGLDPEGIVWMRGLLGSFAREGRAVLVSSHLMAELEGTADHLVVVGRGRVVADTGVPDLLAAAAGGRTTVRTTAPARAAAALERAGGSTAPAGPGTLTVTGLTGERITALLGARAVPFSEVTARRVTLEDAFLELTRDATEYRAEDAEAHR, encoded by the coding sequence ATGACTGACGACGACGCCAGGGCGACCATCGAGGTCGACGGCCTGCGCAAACGCTTCGGGGCCGTCCAGGCCCTGGACGGGATGACCTTCACCGTGCGGCCGGGGCGGGTGACCGGGTTCGTGGGCCCGAACGGGGCCGGCAAGTCCACCACCATGCGGGTGGTGCTGGGCCTGGACGCCCCCGACGCCGGCCGGTCCCTGGTCGGCGGGCGCCCCTACCGGAGCCTGCGGGATCCGCTGCGCCACATCGGCGCACTGCTGGACGCGGGTGCCCTGCAGCCCGGCAGGACGGGCCGCAACCACCTGCTGTGGCTGGCGCATTCGCAGGGCCTGGGCGCCCGCCGGGTGGACGAGGTGCTCGCCCTCGCCGGCCTCGCCACCGCCGCCCGGCGCCGCGCCGGCGGCTACTCGCTGGGCATGCGCCAGCGCCTGGGGATCGCCGCGGCGCTGCTCGGTGACCCGCCGGTGCTGATGCTGGACGAGCCGTTCAACGGCCTCGACCCGGAAGGCATCGTCTGGATGCGCGGGTTGCTCGGATCATTCGCCCGTGAGGGCCGCGCCGTGCTCGTCTCCAGCCACCTGATGGCCGAACTGGAAGGCACCGCCGACCACTTGGTGGTGGTCGGCCGGGGCCGGGTGGTTGCCGACACCGGCGTGCCCGACCTGCTGGCGGCCGCGGCCGGCGGCCGGACCACCGTCCGGACCACCGCGCCGGCGCGGGCGGCCGCGGCGCTGGAGCGGGCGGGCGGCAGCACCGCGCCGGCCGGGCCCGGCACGCTCACCGTGACCGGCCTGACCGGGGAGCGGATCACCGCCCTGCTGGGCGCCCGAGCGGTGCCCTTCTCCGAGGTGACGGCCCGCCGCGTCACCCTGGAGGACGCCTTCCTGGAGCTCACCCGGGACGCGACCGAGTACCGGGCCGAGGACGCGGAGGCCCACCGGTGA
- a CDS encoding DUF6204 family protein, producing the protein MSTRTFRITVRGVFDGLDADQRAELLARAAEHDVLQAAFTPEGHLSYDIAARPAFTFRFSDTGEAEEDILTATERAENAARAWLSERGYGWKSLRSQAEDLSQAPLGKRRRREAAQQAG; encoded by the coding sequence ATGAGCACTCGCACCTTCCGCATCACCGTCCGCGGCGTCTTCGACGGGCTCGACGCCGACCAGCGGGCCGAGCTCCTCGCCCGCGCCGCCGAGCACGACGTCCTGCAGGCCGCCTTCACGCCCGAGGGGCATCTCAGCTACGACATCGCCGCCCGGCCGGCCTTCACCTTCCGCTTCAGCGACACGGGGGAGGCGGAGGAGGACATCCTGACGGCGACCGAACGCGCCGAGAACGCGGCCCGGGCCTGGCTCTCCGAGCGCGGCTACGGCTGGAAGAGCCTCAGGTCCCAGGCGGAGGACCTCTCCCAGGCACCCCTCGGCAAGCGCCGGCGTCGTGAGGCCGCCCAGCAGGCCGGCTGA
- a CDS encoding Gfo/Idh/MocA family oxidoreductase: MTNESTPGTGHPALRVGLVGYGLAGAAFHAPLIAGTPGLRLDAVVTADPERREQLRREHPQARAVDTAEQLLADPGTLDLLVVASPNRSHVPLARAALEAGLPVVVDKPLAATAAEAAGLVELAEARGLLLTVFQNRRWDADFRTVRQLVADGALGTVHRYESRFERWRPELKEGWRESADPADAGGILYDLGSHLIDQALTLFGPAVQVYAEVDARRTGAAVDDDAFVALTHAGGVRSHLWMSALAGQLGPRLRVLGDRSAYTVDGMDPQEDALRAGQRPGPGWGEVPETGYGLLGTTEGAAGHPSLPGDYPAFYAGVVRSLREGAPAPVDPRDAVAALTVLEAARRSAAEGRTVTLTERTSR; this comes from the coding sequence ATGACCAACGAGAGCACCCCCGGTACCGGGCACCCCGCCCTCCGCGTCGGACTGGTCGGCTACGGCCTGGCCGGTGCGGCCTTCCACGCCCCGCTCATCGCCGGCACGCCCGGCCTGCGCCTGGACGCCGTGGTCACGGCCGACCCCGAGCGGCGCGAGCAGCTGCGCCGGGAGCACCCGCAGGCCCGCGCCGTGGACACCGCCGAGCAGCTGCTGGCCGACCCGGGCACCCTCGACCTGCTGGTCGTCGCCTCCCCCAACCGCAGCCACGTGCCGCTCGCCCGGGCCGCCCTGGAGGCCGGGCTCCCCGTCGTCGTGGACAAGCCGCTCGCCGCCACCGCCGCCGAGGCAGCCGGCCTGGTCGAGCTGGCCGAGGCCCGCGGCCTGCTGCTCACCGTCTTCCAGAACCGCCGCTGGGACGCCGACTTCCGGACCGTCCGGCAGCTGGTCGCCGACGGCGCGCTCGGCACCGTGCACCGCTACGAGTCCCGCTTCGAGCGCTGGCGGCCCGAGCTCAAGGAGGGCTGGCGCGAGTCCGCCGACCCGGCCGACGCCGGCGGCATCCTCTACGACCTGGGCAGCCACCTGATCGACCAGGCGCTCACCCTCTTCGGCCCCGCCGTCCAGGTGTACGCCGAGGTGGACGCCCGCCGCACCGGCGCCGCCGTGGACGACGACGCCTTCGTGGCGCTCACCCACGCCGGCGGGGTCCGCTCCCACCTGTGGATGAGCGCCCTCGCCGGACAGCTCGGACCGCGCCTGCGCGTCCTGGGCGACCGCTCCGCGTACACCGTCGACGGCATGGACCCGCAGGAGGACGCGCTGCGCGCCGGACAGCGCCCGGGCCCCGGCTGGGGCGAGGTCCCCGAGACCGGGTACGGCCTGCTCGGCACCACGGAGGGCGCCGCCGGGCACCCGTCGCTCCCCGGCGACTACCCCGCCTTCTACGCCGGCGTGGTCCGCTCCCTGCGCGAGGGCGCGCCCGCCCCGGTCGACCCGCGCGACGCCGTCGCGGCGCTGACCGTCCTGGAGGCCGCCCGCCGCTCGGCCGCCGAGGGCCGTACCGTCACCCTGACCGAGAGGACCTCCCGATGA
- a CDS encoding ABC transporter permease produces MNGPLSRAAEPRPSTRAVVPPSATRAPRPALGRALHAEWTKLRTAGGTWPALLVLVVASVGLSAAAAAGVSCPDAGCGEDATRLALTGVTLGQAVVVLLAAAAVGGEYGTGMIRTTLAALPDRGTAYAAKAAALAGAVLLAATAAVLGSLLAGRLILPGSGFTPAHGYPPLSLADGPTLRAAVGSVLYLALVALLTLGVATAVREPAAAAGVVLGLLHLFPLLIRVVADPDWQRHLQQLAPMTAGLAVQATTGLDRLPVAPWTGLAVLAGWSAGALLLGTALLRGRDA; encoded by the coding sequence GTGAACGGGCCCCTCTCCCGCGCGGCGGAGCCGCGGCCCTCCACCCGCGCGGTGGTGCCGCCGTCCGCCACCCGGGCTCCACGACCGGCCCTCGGCCGGGCCCTGCACGCCGAGTGGACGAAGCTGCGCACCGCCGGTGGCACCTGGCCGGCCCTCCTCGTACTGGTCGTGGCGAGCGTCGGGCTGAGTGCGGCGGCCGCCGCTGGCGTGTCCTGCCCGGATGCCGGCTGCGGGGAGGACGCCACCCGGCTCGCCCTGACCGGCGTCACCCTCGGGCAGGCGGTGGTGGTGCTGCTCGCGGCGGCGGCGGTCGGCGGCGAGTACGGCACCGGCATGATCCGCACCACCCTGGCGGCGCTGCCCGACCGGGGCACCGCCTACGCCGCCAAGGCGGCCGCGCTCGCCGGGGCTGTGCTGCTCGCGGCGACCGCCGCCGTCCTCGGCTCCCTGCTCGCCGGACGGCTGATCCTCCCCGGGAGCGGCTTCACCCCGGCGCACGGCTACCCGCCGCTGTCCCTCGCCGACGGGCCGACGCTGCGCGCGGCCGTCGGATCGGTGCTCTACCTGGCCCTGGTCGCCCTGCTCACGCTGGGCGTGGCGACGGCCGTCCGGGAACCGGCCGCCGCCGCGGGGGTCGTCCTCGGCCTCCTCCACCTGTTCCCGCTCCTCATCCGGGTGGTCGCCGACCCCGACTGGCAGCGTCACCTCCAGCAGCTCGCGCCGATGACCGCCGGCCTCGCGGTCCAGGCCACCACGGGCCTCGACCGGTTGCCGGTGGCCCCGTGGACCGGCCTCGCCGTGCTCGCCGGCTGGTCCGCCGGGGCGCTGCTGCTCGGCACCGCCCTGCTGCGGGGCCGGGACGCCTGA
- a CDS encoding glycoside hydrolase family 64 protein, whose amino-acid sequence MLTRRKLLAASAGAALSVPLLTRLLDSTAGAATAPTLPLDLVNTTGSATVYAYVLGRDPSAGGNWAFVQSDGRTLYHPPSPSADQTPLGVDCAIALNASGGAARGVTLPHLDSGRIYFSVGAKLTFLMNRGGGLALPSVSNPSDPNIAVRHDFCEFTYNNDQLYANITFVDMVGLPISFRLDTSGATQTVRGLPSDGLSRVAAALRAQSAADGSDWSKLIVPGGGSDLRVLSPNLAIRGNSALFKGYFDDYVNQVWDKYRSTDLRIDTQFTWGTVTGRVSGDQLTFPGVGSFGKPSTLAIFSCSDAPFTTGNDEMGNLSARLAAALNRTTLLDNAFQPTGENPAAFYTRARTNHYARILHSTTPDGLGYAFPYDDVHPAAVDFEGKVQSGAPTRFTITVGGSAGGPGPSPSPTPTATATGGTGAFGTIQAETFSAQSGATVETCSDTGGGQDVGWLANGDWLKYSGVQFGTTGATRFSARVASGAGAGISGLVQVRLGSPTATPVGGFALASTGGWQTWRTVPADISRVTGTQDVYLTFDSGQPADFVNLNWFSFG is encoded by the coding sequence ATGCTCACCCGCCGAAAGCTGCTGGCCGCGTCCGCGGGCGCGGCACTCTCCGTGCCCCTGCTCACCCGGCTGCTGGACTCCACCGCCGGCGCCGCGACCGCGCCGACCCTTCCGCTGGACCTGGTCAACACGACCGGCAGCGCCACGGTCTACGCCTACGTGCTGGGCCGCGACCCGTCGGCCGGGGGCAACTGGGCCTTCGTCCAGTCGGACGGGCGGACGCTCTACCACCCGCCGTCCCCGTCCGCCGACCAGACGCCGCTGGGTGTCGACTGCGCGATCGCGCTCAACGCGTCCGGCGGGGCGGCCCGCGGGGTCACCCTGCCGCACCTGGACAGCGGCCGGATCTACTTCTCGGTCGGCGCCAAACTGACCTTCCTGATGAACCGCGGCGGCGGGCTCGCCCTGCCGTCGGTCAGCAACCCCTCGGACCCGAACATCGCCGTCCGGCACGACTTCTGCGAGTTCACGTACAACAACGACCAGCTCTACGCCAACATCACCTTCGTCGACATGGTCGGCCTGCCGATCTCGTTCCGGCTGGACACCTCCGGTGCCACCCAGACCGTGCGCGGCCTGCCCTCCGACGGCCTGAGCCGGGTGGCCGCCGCGCTGCGCGCCCAGTCGGCCGCGGACGGCTCCGACTGGAGCAAGCTGATCGTCCCCGGCGGTGGCTCGGACCTGCGGGTGCTCAGCCCCAACCTGGCCATCCGCGGCAACAGCGCGCTCTTCAAGGGCTACTTCGACGACTACGTCAACCAGGTCTGGGACAAGTACCGCAGCACCGACCTGCGGATCGACACCCAGTTCACCTGGGGCACCGTCACCGGACGCGTCTCCGGCGACCAGTTGACCTTCCCCGGTGTCGGCAGCTTCGGCAAGCCGTCCACCCTGGCGATCTTCTCCTGCAGCGACGCGCCCTTCACCACCGGCAACGACGAGATGGGCAACCTCAGCGCCCGGCTGGCCGCCGCCCTCAACCGCACCACGCTGCTGGACAACGCGTTCCAGCCCACGGGCGAGAACCCCGCCGCCTTCTACACCCGGGCGCGCACCAACCACTACGCCCGGATCCTGCACTCGACCACCCCGGACGGCCTCGGGTACGCCTTCCCGTACGACGACGTGCACCCGGCCGCGGTGGACTTCGAGGGCAAGGTGCAGTCGGGCGCACCCACCCGGTTCACCATCACCGTCGGCGGCTCGGCGGGCGGCCCCGGCCCCTCCCCGTCGCCCACGCCCACCGCCACCGCGACCGGCGGGACGGGGGCCTTCGGCACCATCCAGGCCGAGACCTTCAGCGCCCAGTCGGGCGCCACGGTGGAGACCTGCTCGGACACGGGCGGCGGCCAGGACGTCGGCTGGCTGGCCAACGGCGACTGGCTGAAGTACTCCGGGGTGCAGTTCGGCACCACCGGGGCCACCCGCTTCTCGGCCCGGGTCGCCTCGGGGGCGGGCGCCGGGATCAGCGGGCTCGTGCAGGTCCGCCTGGGCAGCCCGACGGCCACGCCGGTCGGCGGTTTCGCGCTGGCCTCGACGGGCGGCTGGCAGACCTGGCGGACCGTCCCGGCCGACATCAGTCGGGTCACCGGTACGCAGGACGTCTACCTCACCTTCGACAGCGGCCAGCCCGCCGACTTCGTGAACCTCAACTGGTTCAGCTTCGGCTGA
- a CDS encoding ABC transporter permease subunit codes for MRAEWTKFRTVRGWVIGPAVAALATVLVGLLGTAAPDGAADAGFPRGPGGQAVNDAFYFVHRTLDGDGAITVPVGPLTGRTEPGPGAQAVPGVQPWAKAGVIVKAGPERGSGYAAVMLTGGHGIRMQDDYTHDTPGPALTGDTHRLRLVRAGDDITGYASGDGVHWTTLGAAHLPGLPRTLRAGLFVASPQAATDTGAGTGYAPAVATAEFGPAELVGRWQDTGWQGEQAGGDAGTSGSYSDTLRGGFTESAGRITVTGAGDIAPVVGGPPMGPAHTVENFLVGSFAGLLVLVALGAGSVTVEYRRGLIRTTLAAHPGRGRVLAAKAAVLGATAAAAGLAGAALAVPLGRLRSEAAHFRALPVPAATELRAVAGTALLFALVTLLALAAGVVLRRGATAVTAVVAAVVLPYLFATSGVLPAGPAQWLLRLTPAAGFAIQQTVPRYPQVDGAYTPEFGYFPLPPWAGLAVLAGYTLAAGALALVLLRRRDV; via the coding sequence GTGCGCGCCGAGTGGACCAAGTTCCGTACGGTGCGCGGCTGGGTGATCGGTCCGGCCGTGGCCGCGCTGGCCACCGTCCTGGTCGGGCTGCTCGGCACGGCGGCCCCCGATGGCGCCGCCGACGCGGGGTTCCCGCGCGGCCCCGGCGGCCAGGCCGTCAACGACGCCTTCTACTTCGTGCACCGCACCCTGGACGGCGACGGCGCGATCACCGTCCCGGTCGGCCCGCTGACCGGCCGGACCGAACCCGGGCCCGGAGCCCAGGCCGTCCCGGGCGTCCAGCCGTGGGCCAAGGCCGGCGTCATCGTCAAGGCCGGCCCCGAACGCGGGTCCGGATACGCGGCCGTGATGCTCACCGGCGGCCACGGCATCCGGATGCAGGACGACTACACCCACGACACCCCGGGCCCGGCCCTCACCGGCGACACCCACCGGCTGCGCCTGGTCCGCGCCGGCGACGACATCACCGGGTACGCCTCCGGCGACGGCGTGCACTGGACCACGCTCGGCGCCGCCCACCTGCCCGGCCTGCCGCGGACCCTCCGGGCGGGGCTCTTCGTGGCCTCCCCGCAGGCCGCCACCGACACCGGCGCCGGGACGGGCTACGCCCCCGCCGTCGCCACCGCCGAGTTCGGCCCCGCCGAGTTGGTGGGCCGCTGGCAGGACACCGGCTGGCAGGGCGAACAGGCCGGCGGCGACGCCGGCACGTCCGGCAGCTACAGCGACACCCTGCGCGGCGGGTTCACCGAATCCGCGGGCCGGATCACCGTCACCGGGGCCGGGGACATCGCCCCCGTGGTCGGCGGGCCGCCCATGGGCCCGGCCCACACCGTGGAGAACTTCCTGGTCGGATCATTCGCGGGCCTGCTCGTCCTGGTCGCCCTCGGCGCCGGGTCAGTCACCGTCGAGTACCGGCGCGGGCTGATCCGGACCACGCTGGCGGCCCACCCGGGCCGCGGCCGGGTGCTCGCCGCGAAGGCGGCCGTCCTCGGCGCCACCGCCGCGGCGGCGGGCCTGGCGGGCGCGGCGCTCGCCGTCCCGCTCGGCCGCCTGCGCTCGGAGGCCGCGCACTTCCGGGCCCTCCCGGTCCCCGCGGCCACCGAACTGCGCGCGGTGGCCGGCACCGCACTGCTCTTCGCCCTCGTCACCCTGCTCGCCCTCGCCGCCGGCGTGGTGCTGCGCCGTGGCGCGACGGCGGTCACCGCCGTCGTCGCGGCCGTCGTGCTGCCGTACCTGTTCGCGACCTCCGGCGTGCTGCCCGCCGGGCCCGCGCAGTGGCTGCTGCGCCTCACCCCGGCGGCCGGCTTCGCGATCCAGCAGACCGTGCCCCGGTACCCGCAGGTGGACGGCGCCTACACACCCGAGTTCGGCTACTTCCCGCTCCCGCCGTGGGCCGGGCTCGCCGTCCTCGCCGGGTACACCCTGGCGGCGGGCGCCCTCGCCCTCGTCCTGCTGCGCAGGAGGGACGTGTGA
- a CDS encoding response regulator transcription factor, with protein sequence MRVLVVEDARALAEVVAEGLRDQGMAVDIAHDGLEAAAKLDLAPYDVVLLDRDLPGIHGDTLCRMITDREDTAMVLMLTAADGPGDRVSGLGLGADDYLAKPFHFPELVLRIRALARRRPTAQPRILRAAGLVLDPLRRTASRDGRQLDLSVKEFGVLEALLRASPGHLSAEALLDRVWDEHADPFTNTVAVTVGRLRRKLGDPPVITTTPGVGYRVSDPPDDPATP encoded by the coding sequence GTGAGGGTGCTGGTGGTCGAGGACGCCCGGGCGCTCGCCGAGGTCGTCGCCGAGGGGCTCCGTGACCAAGGCATGGCTGTGGACATCGCGCACGACGGCCTGGAGGCCGCCGCCAAACTCGACCTCGCCCCGTACGACGTCGTCCTGCTCGACCGGGACCTGCCAGGCATCCACGGCGACACCCTCTGCCGCATGATCACCGACCGGGAGGACACCGCGATGGTGCTGATGCTGACGGCCGCGGACGGCCCGGGCGACCGGGTCAGCGGGCTCGGCCTGGGCGCGGACGACTACCTCGCCAAGCCCTTCCACTTCCCGGAACTCGTGCTGCGGATCCGCGCCCTGGCCCGCCGGCGGCCCACCGCGCAGCCCCGCATCCTGCGGGCCGCCGGGCTGGTGCTGGACCCGCTGCGACGCACCGCGAGCCGCGACGGCCGGCAGCTCGACCTCTCGGTGAAGGAGTTCGGCGTCCTCGAAGCCCTGCTGCGGGCCTCCCCGGGGCACCTCTCCGCCGAGGCCCTGCTCGACCGGGTCTGGGACGAGCACGCCGACCCGTTCACCAACACGGTGGCCGTCACCGTCGGCCGCCTCCGCCGCAAGTTGGGCGATCCCCCGGTGATCACCACCACCCCCGGCGTCGGATACCGCGTCAGCGACCCGCCGGACGACCCGGCGACACCGTAG